The genomic window GCGGTCCCGTGAATTCGCTCGTCGAGCCCTCGAGGCGGGCTACGATGTGCTGAAAGTGAAGGCTGGGCGCAACTGGAAGCAGGATGTTGACCGAGTCTTGGCGATGGATAACGAAGTCGACGGAGACTTGGAATTCCGCGTCGACCCTAATCAGGGCTGGACGTTCGAAGACGCCGTCCGCGTGGGAGCATGGCTCGAAGACGCCGGGGTGTATCTCCAGTATTTCGAACAACCCATCAGGGTCGATTCGATCGGGACCTACCGAAGTCTTCGGAGTCGCCTGCACACCCCTATCGGAATCAATGAAGACACCTATCATCGGCGAAATCTAACACAGCTTCTCCATGCAGATGCCATTGATGTGGCCGTGGTTGACCTCGTGCCTGCCGGTGGGATCCTCGCACTGAAGGCTCAGGCGGCGGTCGCGGATGAGTACGGTATCTCACTCGCCCATCATGACGGGTTCGATCTGGGTGTCAAAAAGGCCGCCGTGCTCCACTCTGTCGCCACTACACCGGCGATTAACTTGGCAGTGGACACGGTCTACCCACACTGGGAAGAGTACCTTCTGAAGGCCCCGTTGACAGTCTCGGAAGGGACGATGGTTGTCCCCGACGGGCCAGGGTTAGGGGTGTCGGTCGACCCTGCACAACTCGATCGACTTCGTATCGACTGATCGTTGATATCTATACGATCGAGTGGACCGATCGCTGCAGAGCTACCCAAACGGCTAATACCCAGCGGTCCACTTATCTGGGCGATGCGACTCGTCAGATTCTCTCACGGTGAGGAACAGCCACGGCTGGGTGCACTTGAACCGAGCACGGAAGTGGTCGTTGACCTCCAAGCGGTCGGAACCGACCTCGACGTCGGTATCCCCTCCAGTATGCGGACACTCCTAGCGAGGCCCCGGTGGCAAGAGACGGTCAAACTACTCCGAGACTACGCCATAGACGTAGAAACGGGCCTCCACGAACGGCAGGAAGTCGAGATCCTTTCCCCTCTCGTTGAACCCCAGAAGATCATCTGTGTTGGGCTCAACTACATCGAACATATCGAGGAATCCGAGGAAGAACGACCCGAGAACCCAGTATTGTTCTCGAAATATGCCTCCGCATTGGTTGGTCCCGGCCAAGCAATCAAGTGGGACCCAGAATTAACATCGGAAGTGGATTACGAAGTTGAACTTGCCGCTGTCGTCGGAAAACGAGCCCGGCGGATCGACAGATCCCGGGCGAGAGACCACATTGCCGGCTACACCGTCGCGAATGACGTCTCAGCACGTGATCTACAGTTCGCGGACGAGCAGTGGGTCCGCGGGAAAACGCTAGATACGTTTTGTCCGCTTGGTCCTGCGATCGTCACGGAAGACGAACTTGAGGATCCTGAGGACCTGCGACTGTGGGCAGAGGTAAATGGGGAACGGCTTCAGGACTCGACGACGGAGAACCTTATTTTCGGGATTGATGAACTCGTCTCATTCTGCAGTCGGGCCTTCACTCTCGAACCGGGAGACGTAATTCTCACAGGGACTCCGACGGGTGTCGGTGTGTTCAGAGATCCTCCCGTCCTGCTGGACGATGGGGATCAGGTCACGGTTGGGATCGAAGAAATCGGGGAGCTTACCAACATGTGCTGTCATCAGTAATCGCTGTCTCTGACTGGATTCGAAACCTAAGACGCTGGTAATATGTAGTTCCTTTGTTTAGGTTTCTATAATATTATGTTAATTCAGCTTATATACTAAAAGTAGGATGATTCCTACCCTCGCCACGACGCATTGCGGCCACATGTTCCGCCGTGACAGCCGGACCCGGTCCATGGCAGTGTTCAGATTGACTGGTTCCATCCGAAACTGAACGCTTGCAACCGAGATTCGACGGAGTTTGCGTCGGCGTGACTGTACCAGTTTAAAAATATAATTTCAGCATCCAATTTTTAAATAAGTATCCGACGTTGACTCGATTATTGTATGATTCGCATTAATACTCACAATTTGACAGAACAATGATGCATACAGCAAGTGCAGAATCGTTATGAAAGAGTGCATCGTCGACGGGATGTTTCTCGCGGAGTTCAGAGGGGATCAACACGGTACTTTTTGGCTTCCAGTCGGAGAGAGCTTTACAAGCAGGAAGACGTTCGTTTTGGGAGCGACAGCAGCGTCGAACCAAAATCGTTCATTGCTGAGTTGGGCCAGGATTCAGTAACTGCGACTTGAATCTGATCGGCGTCAATCAGGTAGTGTTCAGATAAGCTGGTTCCATGCGAAGGCGAACGCTTGCAGCCAATGTTCGACGGTTTCTGCGTCGGCGTGGCTGAAACAGTTTGAGAACTGGTTGGTTCGGCGTTTTATTTCTCTGAAGACACGTTCGACGCTGTTCCGAGTACCGTGTTTCTCGTATCTGTACTCAAGGCTGTGATGGTAGAGAGCTGCTTGCAGTCAC from Halobaculum magnesiiphilum includes these protein-coding regions:
- a CDS encoding fumarylacetoacetate hydrolase family protein; protein product: MRLVRFSHGEEQPRLGALEPSTEVVVDLQAVGTDLDVGIPSSMRTLLARPRWQETVKLLRDYAIDVETGLHERQEVEILSPLVEPQKIICVGLNYIEHIEESEEERPENPVLFSKYASALVGPGQAIKWDPELTSEVDYEVELAAVVGKRARRIDRSRARDHIAGYTVANDVSARDLQFADEQWVRGKTLDTFCPLGPAIVTEDELEDPEDLRLWAEVNGERLQDSTTENLIFGIDELVSFCSRAFTLEPGDVILTGTPTGVGVFRDPPVLLDDGDQVTVGIEEIGELTNMCCHQ
- a CDS encoding mandelate racemase/muconate lactonizing enzyme family protein translates to MEVASIEAIPVEVGVRPLDDGGIAPYRGKHGAVENVERVLLRLETTTGIEGWGEIRPSPSVDSALAVLKSDIIPEAVGRPLWAIEAFRNAFHYEYLDVNGYVAGVEMAMWDALGHELGVPLHQLLGGRIDEAVPIAATLGILSPERSREFARRALEAGYDVLKVKAGRNWKQDVDRVLAMDNEVDGDLEFRVDPNQGWTFEDAVRVGAWLEDAGVYLQYFEQPIRVDSIGTYRSLRSRLHTPIGINEDTYHRRNLTQLLHADAIDVAVVDLVPAGGILALKAQAAVADEYGISLAHHDGFDLGVKKAAVLHSVATTPAINLAVDTVYPHWEEYLLKAPLTVSEGTMVVPDGPGLGVSVDPAQLDRLRID